Below is a window of Rhodospirillaceae bacterium DNA.
GCCCACATGGAGCGCCACGGTATGAGCCGTACCCGCTTCGGCCGGAAGATGCTGAAGGACCCGACCTTCGTCTTCCGGATGGAGAAAGGGCGCAACCCCCGCGTGGTCACCGTGGACAAGCTGCTGGTGAAGATGGGCCATGAGCCCGTCGGCCAGCGCTTCCGGGACGAGGTCGAGGCGTTCCTGGCCGTCACCGGGGCGAAGCGCTCGGAGTTCGGTCGGGAGGTGAACGGCAACCGGTCGTTTGCGACCTGGCTGCTCAATGGCGGCCTGCCCCGGCTCGACACCATGGACAAGGCGCACGCCGTGATGGCCGGGCAGACGACCCCGGCCGAGCGCGAGGCGATCCGGGCGGCCGTCGAAGACGGCGTGCCGGCGGCACCGGTCGAGGAAGCCGACGACGAGGAGATCGAGATGACCGAGGACGGCTACATGAGCACCGAGGAGGCGGCGGCGTATCTGAAGCTGTCGGAGCGCACGCTCCAGAGTTACCGGGGCAGCGGCAAGGGGCCACCGTTCAGCCGGTTCGGCAACCGGGCGCGCTATCTGCGCTCGAAGGTGGTGGCCTGGGGCAAGGAGCGCGAAGCGCGCTCGACCTCGGAGGCCGACGAGAAAAAACGCGAGGACACTCGTAACGGAGACACGCGTGCCGGGGAGAGTTCGGCCCCGCCGGCGGACAAGGACACCGACAAGGAGGACAGGTGATGGCCGGAACCATGGACGAGCGCAGGAGGCGCGCGCTGCGCGTTGTCGTGGGCGCGATCGCCGGCACGAGTGTCTTCGGCACGAGTGTCCTTGCGCTCGCGCTGGCGCTGCTCGGGATCGACGCGGCGCTGGCGACGACGGACACCACGTTCACGGGCCCGCTGGACACGGTGACGGGCATGGTGTCGG
It encodes the following:
- a CDS encoding helix-turn-helix domain-containing protein translates to MTHYRTLFLDAIDAHMERHGMSRTRFGRKMLKDPTFVFRMEKGRNPRVVTVDKLLVKMGHEPVGQRFRDEVEAFLAVTGAKRSEFGREVNGNRSFATWLLNGGLPRLDTMDKAHAVMAGQTTPAEREAIRAAVEDGVPAAPVEEADDEEIEMTEDGYMSTEEAAAYLKLSERTLQSYRGSGKGPPFSRFGNRARYLRSKVVAWGKEREARSTSEADEKKREDTRNGDTRAGESSAPPADKDTDKEDR